tgttttcttgttacctGACAAACCATTTTTTATGTAGTTCAGTTTTGAAGCATACTCACATATCTTTAAGTTCTGCTTTTCTCgttgaaaacaaaaaagtgtgggagtaaaaaaagaacataaaggataattttaatctattttacaaAGCACTCTTTTGGTACCTTGGCTTTAGGTGTGACAGAAAACAATACTAGAGATTTCATCATATAATGAAAGGTTCAATTGTGTTCTTAGATAAAGCATACCTTTTACCACAGATAAggtaaaaacacacaaacaagcaaataaagaATACTGTATGAATTTATATGAATATTCACTTTGATCTTAGTTGATGTAGCATTAATTTGTGATTAGAGtctatacttaaaatttttggtACAAATATTAATCTTAAAACAATTCTACATTTCTTACTTACATGTGTTTTTATAGGTTGAAATtttgcttaataaacatttgaatgTTTACGATAAGGTGCTGTGATAATTTAAGGAATAAGCTATTTAAAACtcctttaggacttccctggtggcatagtggttaagaatccacctgccaatgcaggggacaagggttcgagccctggtcagggaggatcccacatgccatgaagcaactgggcctgtgtgccacagctactgagcctgcacgccagaactgctgaagcccgtgctccgcaaccagagaagccaccgcaatgagaagcctgtgcaccacaacaaagagtagcccccgctcgctgcaactagagaaagaccacgcgcagcaacgaaaacccaacgcagccaataaataaataaataaacgaacatcctttatcttaaaaaaaaaaattaagtgtggTTTATCAAGTAGGGTTAGGAAGTATATTTTATTAGACCTGGagagatcttttaaaataaaaaatagggcttccctggtggcgcagtggttgagaatcctcctgccgatgcaggggacatgggttcgtgccccggtccgggaagatcccacgtgccgcggagcggctgggcccgtgagccatggccgctgagcctgcgcatccggagcctgtgctccgcaatggcagaggccacaacagtgagaggcccgtgtaccgcaaaaaaaaaaaaaaagtctggttaGATTGTTATTAATGTAGACTTCTAGCTTGTTTACTCACCCTATTAACAttgtttaatagaaaaataatttgaagaatcATAGAACTATGGACCTCTGttggaataatttttatatattatttcagtAAAATGAAGGTTTTTCATTTTGGCATATTTAGATGACTCtatccattttatgtttttccttgCTTTTGTAAAGTATTGATGCCCTTCCCTTTCTTGGGAATCAGTGTGATACAGTAGGAAGAGCTTTAGAATCTGGTCAACTTATGGTTCCAATCTTGTTCTAGGGTTTTAACCTTTGTCTGccgtattttcttccttccttccgtcccttcctatttctatctctctgtctctctttgcctctcctctatgtctcttatttcttttactctttaacagtcagaaattctaatttttattgttacAAAGCTTAGGATATGAATTGGGGAGGAGGAGGCAATTTCTTGCCTGACTATCAAGATAAGGCAGCCCAGATGTTTAAGGAACTAATGAAAAATTGATCTAAAAGttaatctaaatatatatattttttcctcctctttgccTCTTTGTTTTGTTACACAATTAAATAGGTTCCCTCAGATACTTTTAAGAGATTTCCTGGATGGTGTTGACAGGGATGTTGATATCAGGATTTATGTCCTGACACACTTCTGAAAGAAGTATTCAGCTGCTAGTGAGATGTTCAGCCTTAATATAAATACTGGGCTAATTTTTTAACCTTACAAAGCTtagtatcttcatctgtaaaatggggatgaaattGCCAATCTTGTAAGATTGTTATAAAGATCAATTAAACAATATAAGTAAAGATCCTAGAATAGTTTTTGTACTCAATAGTTTTTGCATTGTAAATGTAGCAGTTGATCCTATCTTTGGGATTCTATTCTACCTGGTACCTTGATATAGAAGAGAACTTTTGAGATctaattctataattttttttcattttcacagttttttctgtgtaaaattaaaaattttatttatataagaaaTGTATGTATAAATGTACAAGTAATGCATGAATATATATTGGTTGTAAAGCATTCAGATAATACAAACGATAAAGAGTAAAAAACCTCCCTTCAACCCCTTTCCCTTCCTAGTTCCCCACCCTCTATCCAATCTCATTCCTCTCTTCAGAGGTAACCACTCTGAACAGTTTGATAAGTATCTCTCCAGTCctctctttgtcatttatttagaCACAGAGATATTATGCCCtcccttttaaaaaagataaattggccTATttatattcatccattcaacaaatatttattgatagcTGTATTGTTCTGTGATGTGCCTTTTTATTGTTAAGGTACAGTAGATCTACATCACTGCATTAGTATTCTATAGTGTGAATTTACCATAATTTAACAATTCTCCTATCGAGAGCTCagtttgtttctagtttttctctATTACGAGCAAATCTTAAGGAACATCTTTGTAtatgtatctttatatatatttgcaagtatttttgcAGAATAGGTTCCTAGAAATAGAATTGGAATCAGTGAGTCAAAgagtatatacatttaaaattttcatagatGAAAATTTCATGctgtcaaattctttttcaaaacGTCTGTCCCAGAACTTcgctgttggcacagtggttaagaatctgcctgccagtgcaggggacatgggtttaatccctggtctgggaagatcccacatgccgccaaggaactaagcccgtgtgccacaactactaagcctgtgctctagagcctgcgagccataactgctgagcctgcacgccccaactgctgagcccgcgtgctgcaactactgaagcctatgtgcctagagcctgtgctctgcaataagagaagccaccacaatgagaagccttcaccacaatgaagagtagcccgctcgccgcaactagagaaaccctgtgtgcagcaacaaagacccaatacaggcaaaaaaaaaaaaaaaagtcccaatttATAGTCTTAACACAGCATATTAAGGGGCATTTACACTCTTGCCAACACTATATATTATcaggtcttttaaatttttccataaatGGTATCTTTAATATTACTAGTGAAGTTGAACGTCTTCTCATAAATTCTTTGGTTATTTGTAATTCTGTGAATTGTCTGGATTTTTTGCTTATTGTTCAACTGGAATTTTGGGGGAGATATTGATTTGAAGATGCTATTTTTATGTTCTAGATGATAATCACTTAGCTGTTTATATGTATTGTATTTGGTCCTTGTTTGTCCCTTGTCTTTTAACTTTATGGCAACTTCTGTTAAATGGaagatttacattttacatttttagtgccaaatttagcaatttttaaatttatcttttctgtttttttaaaaaataaatttatttatttttatttttggctgttttgggtctttgttgctgcgcgtgggctttgtctagttgccacgagcaggggctactcttcgttgtggtgcacaggcttctcattgtggtggcttctctcgttgcggagcgcaggctctaggcaggcaggctcagtagttgtggcgcatgggcttagttgctccgcggcatgtggaatcttcccggaccggggctcgaacccgtttgttccccctggattggcaggcggattcttaaccactgcgccaccagggaagtccacctttTCTGGTTTTTATGTGACTCAATTATACAGCCTGTGTCTGCTTATCTTGTACATTTTTAGTACTTTAGTAAttaagtatgttttttaaatacttgtGGGTTCGAATATGCAAACAATTCAAATACTTTAATCTCATAAAGaaagattgaaataatatttgaatcTGATCTGAGAAGAGGTCTCAggttataaaagaaatacaaatcacaCTGAAATGTTATTGCTTCATTATATACACAGTGAATAcattatattcattatatttctagttctttccagttttttgcaATTGGAAATTCATTATTTATGTTTCATGtataatatttcaattttttggaataggtAATAATTGTACATGGTACAAAATTGACAAGGTACAAAAGGGTATGTAGTGAAAAATCTTCcatttctattctttattatCCAGTTTTCCCTCTTGGAGGCAGCCATTTTTATCAATTTCTTGTGTCTTTTTCCAgagatattttatgcatatacacAACATATTGTTTATGTtaattgattcttttctttttatagctatATAAAGCTGCACCTGCTTTAAACATAATTTGTTCTTCACACCAAAAATCATTCACAGTTCCAGaaggtaaattaaaataattgatgAATAGAGAACAGCTGTCAACAGTAAGAAGGGACACACACTGCATCCATGTTAGCCGATTAGCAGACGTGACAGAGCCTTGCAGTTAGAAgggcttttcttttgtttgtttacttaaatGATCTAAAAcaagtctattttctttcttcttattaaaCTGACCTAAGGATCAGAGACTTCTGATTATTCCAGACTTGCTATTTCCCCCTAAGAATATATACTTCCTGTTACTGAAATGTGagttaaaacaaattataaaagttGAAGGGAAATCATAGAAATTAGCCAAACTAACCCTCTTATTTTATgtatgaagaaattgaggcccatAGAAATTGTGACTTGCAGTGTCACATTTATATTCCTGAAGGACCAAACATTTACAATTAAATGATCTGGCAGCAACATAAGTTTTTGGAATGCTATTTTATTAAAGAGATAGCTAGCAAgttttttctcactctttttttctttctttttttaaggaaaaagtacCATAGTCTTATGTTGCAGTttgatattttatgaaaaagCTTCATAGTACTTCATTTCCTTATCTGCATTTTTGCCTGTAAACTGGAATGGTAAAGGACTATTGTTCAGCGTTAGGCACTCTGTAATTCTTGGAAGGTGAAAGAAAGTGGTGTTTATTGTTTAGGATGGAGATGGGGATTAATGGAGCCTTTTTATGcacttttttcttgattataaaatatttagtggCTGTGCCTTAATTCCCTTAATCTTATGCTTCTGAATCATTCTCAGCCTTATGCTTCTGAATCATTCTTAGCcttgtgcatttttcttcctttctaatctgtattGTAAGTAAGTAGAAGAAGAACCTCATTGCAAAGGaacatttaaatatctatttatatttggCTAGAAAGCTACCACTGATATATTTTTCATGAAACTTTTTCCGTATCTATGTATGGAAATATACATAGAAGTCAATATATTTCtattaccattcttttttttcttatctgttgttaacattttacctttaatcttagatttctaaaaataattttatttcttgcccTCTAATACATTCTTCTAATCTTGATTCACTAAGACAGTAATCAGCAGGAGTCCATATAGAGACACCATCTGGAATTTAGTTTCTGTAGGTGTTAATTGTATATTAGTACTAAAATACTAACCACTTTCCAGCTGGTTtccagatatatttatttttaaagaaaactcttGTTTCCTTACCTCACTTAGTccagatattgaatataagtaaacatttatttcttaaaggaaaattcaTAGCATTCatgtttctgtgattttttttttacagtaaatcTATCATTTAATACGGAAATACTGAAACACTCTGATTCCTCCTCccccattttgttttctgttttcagtggAATACACTTTATTGTTGGTCCTATATAAATTGTGCGTGATGAGTAATTGTTCACATGTACCATGGGCTGGCAGGTCTACCTAAGATGTTATCAAGGCTGACTTTGGCTAAATAGTCAGATTAAAGGGCCAGAGCTTTATCCTTTtgaatggcttctttttttttttttttttggctgcatcacgtggcttgtgggatcttagttccctgaccagggatctaacccatgccttcggcagtgaaagcacagtgtcctaaccactggaccgccagggaattcccttgaataGCTGTTAGAACAGTTGCAAACAAAAGCATCTACTCTGtactttttaagaaacatttcttCATTGATGTTTTTGCTTAAGTTAATAAGTGTTAATTTATAACACCTATTACATACTGTACATctgattaaaaaatcattttagtggTTCCTAAGCTAGTTAAATCTTACTTTGGATTTGTAGTCCCcttgaggggaggggaagaggcatTTATTATTGAATTCTACTCCTCTGAATTAGCAAAAAATTCTAGCTTTGTAGTGATTAGTAgtttaaggaaattaaagaatgaatcatgcttttatgttatgtttaaaaatatatacatatctaatTTCTAAATTATATAGTTAGGATTTTGGGAGCCTCTACAAATGTTTCAGTAACACAGGGTGGGTTACAAAAGAATAATTCTAAGATATAGTCATTATGTTATGTGTCTATGTTTTATGTTGTATCCAGCAACAGTAAAGTTTATAAGAGTtaaaattctgggcttccctggtggcgcagtggttgagagtccgcctgccgatgcaggggacacgggttcgtgccctggtccgggaagatcccacatgccgcagggcggctgggcccgtgagccatggccgctgagccagcatgtccggagcctgtgctccgcaacgagagaggccacgacagtgagaggcccacataacgcaaaaaaaaaaaaaaaaaaaaaaaaaaaaaaaaaaaagagttaaaattctGGGTTGGGTGATTAAAATATCATACTTTTCTACTGGGAATTCTACAGTATAGAATTAAaacttatctttttaaatgaattattttttattttttaaatgaattttttaaaaccctgaaTAATTCTAGGGTAATTAAGATctattttttgtatctattcaaaTTCTAGATATAAAGTCAGTGTAAAATATGTATCTGTAAGAATAtactacttctttttctcttaggtTTTATTAATCAGAAATGATGGCAGCATGAAACTTGTGGGACTATTGCCATAGATTCGTAGTAACTCCAGAGTTACTTAGTATTAGACTGAATGTTGAATGAGgcctataaaatgtttaatatcatTGGATGTATTGAACATTAGAAAATTATAGTCTCAGTTCTGTATTAAGTTGTGTGATTGGTATATGGTGATTTAAGTGAAGTGCCCTCTAAGATTCGAGGGGagtttacaattatttttctgaGAGTTAAATTAGCAAAAGCCATTCTTTTCTAGTAAGAATTATCTGAAGATTTGGGGAATGCTAAAATTGCTAATCTCAGAGACACAGTTCTGAAATATGATCAGAATTTATTGAATGGAAATATCATTAACTTTATTGTACAGAGTCTTTTGGACAAAGTCTATGAAGAGAAGGGTGGTCAGCTCAGAAGATAGCAAAGGGAAACCCAAAGCATGAGGAATTGGGTGGCTGGCCTGTTGGGGGAGAGAGATTTGTGAGTTGtctgtttcctgaggtaggcatGTCCTTATTGTGGAGATGGTTGTATGAGATTAGCTTAGTCTGATGTCATTAAGTATTTgaatcataattatttttccatGCTCTGTCCCTTGTTTACTCTATCACCTTGTCCACCTAAGAGAGAAAATGTATTCATCTGATGAACATTCTAGTCTGCTAGATGTTTGTACTTCTcattatgaagaaataaattgtCAAAATAGTAGAcaaaaaataaacccatgtgCATACATGCATATGtttatgtttctgtgaatttggtTGAAGATAGGTCCTGTGAGAAGATAATTGGTCCTGTGAGAAAGATACGTTTACAGTCTGTTTCATCTGATGAGGTCTGTTTGCAGCTAGTCCGCTTAGCTTGGTAGTCTTTTGTACTGCTCTGAGCGTGAACATTTGAAAACTGCAGCAACTTAGGCCATTTAACTTGTGTggcctcatctttaaaatgagagtgTTAATCTAATGATCTTCAGAATTCCTCCTAGTTCTAATTCTTGATGAATTAACCTGTGTGCTCAGTTGTATCACTGCAGACTTACAAGTGAGAGAAGGGATTTGAGAGAGCTGAAATATCACTGATGTTTAAGTTGGTAGTACCAATATGACTTAAGGTTGCACATTTTAACTAACCTTGTTTTGTTTGGTTCCAAAGTATAGGGTACAACATTTTACTTGTTGCTGCTACACTCTATAAGTTTCTTAAGGACAGAGCCAATGTGTCCTGACTATACAGGACAGTGTCTatcacagagaaaagacagtaagTGCTTATTGAATTAGTGTGTAGGGCATAGCTAAACATGGTTTGGTtattagtgattttttaaaatattctttattatggCAAATTTTAAACGTATGTAGGAGTAGACAGAATAATATTGTCTTAGTTCATTTGGggtgctataacagaataccatagactaggtggtttatttatagcattaatttattgctcacagttctgcaATAGAtgctggaagtctgagataagGGTGCTAGCATAGTTccgttctggtgagagccctcttcccgGTTGCAGACTGCTGAGTTCACATTTTATCCTCATGGAGAGAGTCGAACTAgctttctggggtctcttttattttttatgatgatgatgatgatgatgatgatttttttagGAAGAGCGCAAGGGCCGCGAGCGGCCGGGAACCCCGGCCCACCCCCTGCGCCGAGGGTGGCGGAGGACCCAGACACGGATGCGTTCGGCGGCACGCGCGTGCCGCCGCCCCTCCGGCCCCCACGGCCCCCCGGGAAAGGGGCCCACGGGGCCGCCCTGCGACGTCCCCCGCCTCTCGGTCAGCACCCGCCTCCCCCTTTCCCCGTCCAGCCCGTGGGCGAGGCCCAcggcggggtggggaggaggcGCGGCGCGCCGAGGCCGGGGGGCGCCGCCAGGGGCGCCCCCTGACCTCTCGCCCCCCTTTTCCTTCGGCGGGACGGGCGCCTCCCCCGACAGACCGGCGCGGGCCGGTCCGGGAACATGCGCGCCGAGACCTGCCGCCGCTCCCATCGCGCAGACGGTGGGCAGCCGCCGAGGGTGGGCCGAGGACGCCGCCCGCGGGGTGCTGGGTGGGGGAGTCCggagagcgagggagggaggaaggaaggaacggaCGCCGAGCTTTcccgggccccgccgccgccaccgTGGCGGCGGTGGTAGCGACAAACCCTTGTGTCGAGGGCTGACTTTCAATAGATCGCAGCGtatgattattattaaaaaaattttttttatttggccaagccgcgcagcatgtgggatcttagttccccgacccagggatcgaacctgtgccccctgcagtggaagcacagcgtcttaaccactggactgctagggaagtccctgtggtctcttttgtaagggcactaatcccaatcacgagggctctgccctcattacctaatcacctcccaaagccccccacctcctaataccatcactttaggggttaggatttcaacatatgaattttgggaggagaCCAACATTTAGACCATAGCAAATATAATGAACCTCCAATTACCCATTATCCTACTTTAATGGTTGTGattattgttttatctttactTCCTCCCACATGCTGCTGCttgtattattttgaagcaaatcacaAACTTCATATCAATCTGTAATTCCATTGTGTATCTCTCAAAGATAAGGACTTAAAATCATAGCCATTCCTATATCACACCTTAAAGAATGACTTGGTTTTGacaaatattacattagtttcactTAGAATAACTGTATTAAATACTTCCAAGAAACTTGTTATGTGAAGTTTTCAGATAGTTAATAATGCTTAGAAATAATAgaactaatttttgtttttgttctgtttaataTTTAGGTTATCAACATGACGGCTGAAGAAACAGTGAATGTAAAAGAGGTTGAAATCATTAAGCTAATTTTAGACTTCTTGAATTCAAAGAAGCTTCACATTAGTATGTTGGCCCTTGAGAAGGAAAGTGGAGTCATAAATGGCCTATTTTCAGATGATATGCTTTTCCTGAGGTATGATTTCATTAGCACTGTGAGGTTTGTAGCTCATTCCAAGAAACGTTAAGTATTAATAAGATAATAGGTACAGTATGGATAGACCTTTGTAATTATGAAAAGACAAAgtatagttttttaaatgtttatttttataaagaacgTTTACAAAACAAAGTTTTCTGTAGAATGTTTTCAGGAGTAAGATCCAGAGATTCATTAAAAAGAGTCACAACTCTATTGTGTTTGTGGCATcatcataaaaaatatttgattaagaAATCAGAGACtctgtaaagttaaaaaaatatttctgaaatacctTTTTTATGCTATAGAAGTAAAACATACTcgttatataaaatattctttgtagaaaatatagaaaaataaagaagaaaaatcagccCACCATCCACACATACTACTGATAATTTTCTGTGcatattgaaaaaaagaaacaattctgTTGCATTtagaattttgtatcctgctttatCCATTAACATTATAAGAATTCTCTATGTGATTACAAATTTATGCTTTGAAAATTTTCGATTTACTTAATTTCCTAATGATTCCCCTATTTTTAGACAATTAAATTgcaatttttcttaaatacatGCTCTACTGAGCATCTTTCATACATGTGACTATTTCTGTATcttgaattatttccttaaaacaaGATTCTTGGAAGTGGAATTACAGAGCAAAAGGGAGTCAACATGTTTGCCAAAATGGAAAACTAAATATATCCTTCCTTGAATtggattgaaaaagaaaaacccaaatttCCAGGCAGAAATGTATTCTGTGCTTATGTGATACCAAATGTCCTTGATAAGAAGTACAGATTCTTGGATATGTAGCATTTTGTGGCTAGGAAAGCCTTAAGAAATGAAATGTTTCTAACTCATGAAGaaggagctttttaaaaagctttattatTAGGAGAGTTTATTTAAACTCATTGCACTTCCCTGTATTTGACATTATGAATGACATTCAGCCCCAGGGAGCTTAGTCAACGATATAGTCAGGAACCAGTACTAAGGCAGTATTCTTTGGGCTCTGTCATTGCTACTTCTGGAATTTAGCAGTGGCTCTCAGATATCCCCATGCAGAAACCTGATGGTTTGTTATGAAGTTTTACTGGTCTTAGGTGAAATTACAGGATAGTAAGTTTTTCATTAAACTAAATGTATTCATCTTAAAGGGCTGCCGGCCTTTGAAATTGTGTCCTTCttacttttgaaatattaaaatgtccctttagggcttccctggtggtgcagtggttaagaatccgcctgccaatgcaggggacacgggttccagccctggtccgggaagatcccacatgccgcgcagcaactaagcccgtgcgccacaactactgagcccgcactccagagcccgtgagccacaactcctgaagcctgtgcgcttagagcccgtgctctgcaacaagagaagccacctcaatgagaagctcgtgcaccgcaacaccgtaactagagaaagcctgtgcatagcaacaaagacacaatgcagccaaaaataaataaataaaataaataaatttaaaaaaaacctttaaaaaacaaaataaaataaaatgtccctTTATAAAATGATTATGATACATATTGTGATTgctttttattaatattcattCTTTGTCGAATCAAAAGTTGGCAATCCTTTGTAGATCTTccctgcctattttttttttttcggtttaAATCTTTAATGCACCGGCTGGCTGGGCAGTGGCAGCGGGGGTGCGGCGGGGGAGGCTGCGACCGGAGCGCTGGGGAGCAGTGCCCAGTCTGCTTGACAGACAGCTCATCAGGCCCCGCAGAGGCTCCAGCTTCTGCTCCTGAGGGTGCGCTGAGCTCCGCTCCCTCCACCACGTGCGCAGCCAGGGGAAAAAGTAGAAACAGCCCCAGTAGATCTCCTCAGCCTCCAGCGCTACCTCGTATCTCCTCAATCCCGACATGTCCTGGATCCGAAATGTCTCCTGGAGGGGGGCTGAGGGGTCGGTGCAGCCTAAACGCCCACCCTCCCTGGCTCCACTCTGGAAAACTtcctgcctatttttaaattttctgttctaaaaaAGCATAAATAGGGAAATTACTTTTATGAAAGAACAGTAATCTGAATGCCTTATAACTTTTAGAAGTTCCTGTAGACTACTTAAGTAGGATGAAATATGATATTATTCATTACTATTTTCATTCTCAGAATATAAACTCTAGTGTTAAATGCCTCAAAGATGTTGAATTCACAGTTTAGAGCAGGGTTTTCAACCTCagtactgttaacattttgggcCAGATGGTTCTTTGTTGTGTGAGTGTGGGGGttttcctgtgcattgtagggtgtttagcagcactTCTGACCTATACCCTGAAGATGCCAGTCGCAccctagttgtgacaaccaaaactgtccCCAGACAGTGCCAGATTTCTCCAGGGGGCAAAACTGCACCCAGTTGAGAACCAATGACTTAGTGAGACTGGAACATACCAACACATTGGCCCCTAAGTAATACAGAATAACTTTAAACTATAAGATTAGTGGGGAAATAAAGAAACTTTTAGACTTAGTTCAATGTTTTTacataggtaaaaaaaaattttagaatgagGAGTGGGTGCAGATTCACAAATTCTTCTCATATAGCATATGTTGTTACACATAAGTTGTGAGGAAGTTTATTATAGGGGTTGAGAAACCAAGTAAAATGTTATTCTCATTACCTGCTTTGTGAAGGTCTAATGCTATCTTGTCATCTCTTCTGCTTTTAATTAGTGTAACACAAATTTGATAGCATGTGTGGATTTTTCTTTATATAGGCAGCTAATCCTTGATGGTCAATGGGATGAAGTTCTTCAGTTCATTCAGCCTCTAGAATGTATGGAAAAATTTGACAAAAAAAGGTAagatttcatctgtattttttagtGTCTTATCATTGGTAGAAgttgagcaaaacaaaacaataaacaaaaatttaaaaacaagacttTTAGCTTTCCTAGAAAATAGTACACTCAATCCCATTGAGTTGGAGAACTTCTAGAGGACAGCTTGCATGTACTTCAATTAGTTGAACATCTGATATATAAACCCCTTAGTCAACAGTGTCTATATATAAAACATCGCAAGGGCCATGTCTGAAGCAGTTGTTTCGTCATGATAGtacaaagaatttaaagatgtCATTCCATTGTTTCCTGGCCTCCATTATTTCTGACAAACAGTTATCCTTAATTCTCTTGTAtgtaatgtttctttctttctattttttcttcttctactggctgccttcaagattttctccttgtcattagttttcagcagtttgattttGATGTGCCTAAGTgtgatttatttgtattttttcctgcTTGGGGTTTGCTGAGCTTTTTGGATCTATAAGTTTATGTCTTTCAtcaagtttgggaagtttttggcagttatatcttcaaaaattttttctgcccctttttctccttctgagtaTACAATATTAGACAGATTGATATTGTTCCACAGTTTTGaggctttgttccttttttaaaaaaaacattttttctgtgtattcttCAGTCTggattatttcttttgatttacctTCAATATTTATTGACAC
The sequence above is drawn from the Tursiops truncatus isolate mTurTru1 chromosome 1, mTurTru1.mat.Y, whole genome shotgun sequence genome and encodes:
- the LOC109547378 gene encoding uncharacterized protein; this translates as MSGLRRYEVALEAEEIYWGCFYFFPWLRTWWRERSSAHPQEQKLEPLRGLMSCLSSRLGTAPQRSGRSLPRRTPAATAQPAGALKI